The DNA segment CTTGCAATAGTTGCGATTTTTTAATATTATTCACTGCATAAATTGGTGTTACGGCGAAAGATTCTGCTCTGGTTCCAGGCCTTCGCCGGCAGGCGCCCAAACGGCCGAACCGGCGCCAAGAATGTCGTCTCCTTTTACGAGAATAGACATGAACCTGTCCACCCAACCGCTTATCCTCGTGATCAATCCCGGGTCCACTTCCACCAAAGTCGCTCTGTTTCGTGGCCGTCATAAACTCACCGAAGAGGCGCTCCGGCATACGCGGGATCAACTGGCGCGTTTTCCAACGCTGTGGGATCAGTTCGATTTTCGTTTGAGCGCTGTGCAGGCGTTTCTCGCCAAGCAGAATCTCCCCGCGTTCTCCCTGCAAGCGGTGGTGGGCCGCGGCTGCCTGCTCAAACCGGTAAGTCGAGGCACCTATGAAGTAAACAGCGCCATGATCGCCGATGCGCGACAGGGCGTTCAGGGAGAGCATGTTTCCAATCTCGGCTGCGCCCTTGCGCTGGAGATCAGCAAACTCTATGGAGGCCGGCCGCTGGTGGTGGATCCGGTCTCAGTGGATGAATTTGATCCCTTGGCGCGTTATTCCGGTCATCCTCTTCTGCCTCGCCGTTCGCTCTCGCACACATTGAATTTGCGCGCTGCTTCCCTCTGGGCTGCTGAAAGACTCCACCTGGATCCGCAGGCGGGCAACTTTGTCGTGGCTCATCTGGGAGGCGGCATCTCCATCGCGCCGATCCGTGCGGGACGCATCATCGATGTCAACGATGCATCCAGCGGTGGTCCTTTTTCTCCGGAACGCACCGGCAGTCTGCCGTTGCAGCCTTTTATTGATTTGGTTTTTTCCGGCAAGTATGACAAAGCCGCTGTGAAGAAAATGGTTATGGGCGAAGGAGGGCTGGTCGCCTACCTCGGCACAACAGATGCGGCGGAGATCGAAGAGCGGATTCATCAAGGCGATGTCAAGGCGAAAGAGGTCTACCAAGCGATGGCCTATCAGATCGCCAAAGAGATCGGCGCCATGGCCACCGTGCTGTGCGGTGATGTGACGGCGGTTGTGTTGACCGGCGGCCTGGTCCATTCTTCCTTTCTGATTCAGGAGATCAGCCGGCGGATTCATTTCATTGCTAGACTGATCTTGCTGCCCGGCGAACTCGAGATGGAGGCGATGGCTGAGGGCGCTTGGCGCGTGTTGACAGGGCAGGAGAAGGTGCAGACCTATTGAAGCGGTACACTTTATCGAGGGGAACAACATGATCACCTCCATGGACGATCTGTTGCAGGCGAGTCGCAAAGGCGATCTGGTGCGTGTGGCAGTGGCTGCGGCGGATGATGAGGCCGCGCTCAGCGCGATGATTGTCGCTGCTTCGCTGCGGATCAGCACGCCCCTTCTTTTCGGTGATGAGAAGAAAATCACTGCACTGTTGGCCAAGTTGGAGGGGGGCGCCGAAAGATCGTTTGAAATCCGCCATGTGCCTGACGAGAATGAAGCCGCGGTCCAGGCGGTGGCTGCAATCCGCACCGGCGAGGCGCAGATTCTGCTAAAGGGCAAACTAAAAACCGCGCTTTTGCTCAAAGCGGTTTTGGATTCTGAAAAAGGATTGCGCCTGAACCGTCTGCTCAGCGATGTTTTCCTTTTTGAAAATGTACACCGGACCGGCCGGCGATTGATGATCATCACTGATGGAGGCGTGACCCTCAAGCCGGATCTGAAACAAAAGATCGAAATCATCGAAAACGCGGTTTTCGTCATGCATGCGCTGGGTGTTGCCCTGCCTAAAGTGGCGTTATTGTCTGCGATAGAAACCGTAAATCCTAATCTGCCCAGCACGTTGGACGCCGCGATCATCACCAAGATGAATCATCGGGGTCAGATCAAAGGGTGCATCGTCGACGGACCACTGGCATTGGATAACGCCGTTTCTCCTTCAGCGGCCAGAACCAAGGAGCTTCATACGCCCATCGCCGGCCAGGCGGATGTCCTGGTCTGCCCCGATATCGAATCCGCCAACATGCTGGCCAAGAGCACATGCTACTTTGCCGGCTTTAGGTTGGGGCATGTAATGGTCGGCGCCGTTGCACCGGTATTGATCCCGTCTCGAGCAGACAACGCAGACAGCAAGTTGCTTTCAGTGGCGCTGGGCAAATTGGTCGGTAAATACACTGCCTGAGATTGCTCGTTGCAGCGGAGACCGCCGTCTGCGCCCGGGGAGGAAAGCCGCGCTTTCATCGGTTGTGCCTGGTGGGCTGATCCGCCAGGCGTTTTCGTTTGTACGCGCCGCCATCTTTGTACTTGATTATCTTTATTTGTTTTAGTATACTATCCTTTCATTTTTGCACTACATGGATTTCATCGGTTGGAGCCTATATGACGAAACGGCCGTTGGTCACTGAATCCAGAGTGGAGCAGGTCGCTCTGGAACGGTCTGGACGACAATTTATCTATCTCCCTATTGAAAAGATTCCCGTCATTGAAGTGGATAATTTTCCCGCTCTCGGCAAATTGGCCGCTCTGCGCTTTCTTGAATGGGTTCAAAGCAATCCCGAAGGAATCGTCTCCCTGCCGACCGGAAAAACCCCCGAGCATTTTATCGAATGGGTGATGCACTATCTGAAAAAATGGGATGAGAAGGAGATACAAAAGGATTTGGAAACGAACGGCGTTGATCCGGCGCTCCGGCCGCGTATGGATCAACTGCGCTTTGTTCAGATCGATGAATTCTATCCGATTAACCCCGCGCAGACCAACAGTTTTGCCCACTATATTCAAACATTTTATATTCGCGGATTCGGCCTGAACAACCGGAATGCGCTGCTGCTGAACGCCTGGTCCACCGGCATGCCGCCGGGCCTGACGCCCGATCAGGTATTTCCCAACGAAGCGGTGGATTTGAGCTTGCGCATTCGGCATGGCAAAAATCATCTGGAAATTTTGCAGCGGGAAGTCATCGAGCGGGTGGATGAATACTGCACGAACTATGAGAGACAGATCCGTGATCTGGGCGGCATCGGTTTTTTTCTCGGCGGCATCGGCCCCGACGGCCATATCGGTTTTAATGTCAGCGGCTCTGACCACTTTTCCACCACTCGTTTAACCGCCACGAATTATGAGACCCAGGCTGCGGCGGCCGGCGATCTGGGCGGCATTGAGGTTGCCCGCCGCCGGCTGGTGATCACCATCGGTCTCAGCACTATCACCTACAATCCCGATGGTGTGGCGATCATCATCGCGGCCGGAGAGGCGAAGGCCAAGG comes from the bacterium genome and includes:
- the buk gene encoding butyrate kinase, coding for MNLSTQPLILVINPGSTSTKVALFRGRHKLTEEALRHTRDQLARFPTLWDQFDFRLSAVQAFLAKQNLPAFSLQAVVGRGCLLKPVSRGTYEVNSAMIADARQGVQGEHVSNLGCALALEISKLYGGRPLVVDPVSVDEFDPLARYSGHPLLPRRSLSHTLNLRAASLWAAERLHLDPQAGNFVVAHLGGGISIAPIRAGRIIDVNDASSGGPFSPERTGSLPLQPFIDLVFSGKYDKAAVKKMVMGEGGLVAYLGTTDAAEIEERIHQGDVKAKEVYQAMAYQIAKEIGAMATVLCGDVTAVVLTGGLVHSSFLIQEISRRIHFIARLILLPGELEMEAMAEGAWRVLTGQEKVQTY
- a CDS encoding bifunctional enoyl-CoA hydratase/phosphate acetyltransferase, whose translation is MDDLLQASRKGDLVRVAVAAADDEAALSAMIVAASLRISTPLLFGDEKKITALLAKLEGGAERSFEIRHVPDENEAAVQAVAAIRTGEAQILLKGKLKTALLLKAVLDSEKGLRLNRLLSDVFLFENVHRTGRRLMIITDGGVTLKPDLKQKIEIIENAVFVMHALGVALPKVALLSAIETVNPNLPSTLDAAIITKMNHRGQIKGCIVDGPLALDNAVSPSAARTKELHTPIAGQADVLVCPDIESANMLAKSTCYFAGFRLGHVMVGAVAPVLIPSRADNADSKLLSVALGKLVGKYTA
- a CDS encoding glucosamine-6-phosphate deaminase encodes the protein MTKRPLVTESRVEQVALERSGRQFIYLPIEKIPVIEVDNFPALGKLAALRFLEWVQSNPEGIVSLPTGKTPEHFIEWVMHYLKKWDEKEIQKDLETNGVDPALRPRMDQLRFVQIDEFYPINPAQTNSFAHYIQTFYIRGFGLNNRNALLLNAWSTGMPPGLTPDQVFPNEAVDLSLRIRHGKNHLEILQREVIERVDEYCTNYERQIRDLGGIGFFLGGIGPDGHIGFNVSGSDHFSTTRLTATNYETQAAAAGDLGGIEVARRRLVITIGLSTITYNPDGVAIIIAAGEAKAKVIQNAVEAPASNLYPATVLHKLKNARFYITKGAAKLLIERRYEDVTRMDPVPEPEIDHIVIDLARHQHKRLSALDQKDFAAIRSSERVWTKSGKTVAKLTAQVAERLTKKIEDGLKAVEGESFLHTAPHHDDIILGYWAYVLHLVRSPLNSHHVAYMTSGFNAVTNFYVQQQLENLQRFITAPS